TCAAATTCAAAATGAGTTCGTCGATGCCTTGGCGACACTATCTTCAATGATTCAACATCCATATAAGAATTACATCGATCCCATCAAAGTGGAGATGCACAATCAACAAGCCTACTGTTTCCATATAGATGAAGATCCAGATGGAAAGTTGTGGTACTACGACATTAAGAGGTTACTTGGAGCAGGAAGATATCCAGAAGACGCTACTGACAAAAAGAAGAGGACTTTAAGAAGAATGGCCAATCATTTTTTTCTCAATGGGGAAATCCTATATAGGAGGACTCCAAACCTAGGTTTGCTACGATGCGTCGATGCCACGGAGGCCACAAGATTGTTAGAGGAGATACATGAAGGAACTTATGGACCCCACATGAACGGTTTCATACTCGCGAAGAACATTTTGAGAGCTAGATACTTTTGGATGACCATGGAGAGGGATAACATTCGATTCATGTAGAAGTATCACCAATGTCAAGTTCATGGAGACTTTATACAAGTTCCGCCAAATGAACTCAATGTGATGGATTCTCCTTGGCCGTTTGCTGCTTGGGGCATTGATTTTATTGGACCCATAGAGCCTCCTGCGTCCAATAGACACCATTTTATCGTGTTTGCTATTGATTgcttcacaaagtgggttgaggccTCGAAACATAAGGCCGTAACCAAGAAGGTGGTAGCAGATTTTGTTCGCAACAACTTAGTCTGCCGGTTTGGAATTCAAGAATTAATCATAACAGATAATGGATCCAATCTTAATAGTGACCTGATGAGAGAGATTTGCGAAAAGTTTAAGATCTATCATCAAAATTCCACGGCGTATCGACCACAAATGAATGAAGTAGTTGAAGCTgcaaacaagaatatcaagaggaTTTTGAGGAAGATAGTGGACAGTAATAGAGAATGGAATGAGAAGTTGTCATATTCTTTACTTAGATATCGTACCACAATCAGAACTTCTACTGGGGCAACTCCCTACATGTTGGTTTATGGGTCGGAAGCAATGATACCTGCAGAAGTGGAGATACCCTCATTAAGAATTATCCCTGAGGTTGGTCTAGATGACACCAAATGGATTCGTAGCCGGATCGAGCAGTTGATGCTTATTGATGAAAAAAAGATTAGACGCAATCTGTCATGGTCAACTCTATCAAAATAGAATAATTAAGGCATTCAACAAGAAGGTCAAGCCTTGATGATTCGC
The sequence above is drawn from the Capsicum annuum cultivar UCD-10X-F1 unplaced genomic scaffold, UCD10Xv1.1 ctg35899, whole genome shotgun sequence genome and encodes:
- the LOC124891468 gene encoding uncharacterized protein LOC124891468, yielding MAEYEACIFRLRMTVDMDIKELLVIGDSDLLIHKGQREWTTKNVKILPYVQCVKELSKRFMKIEFKYVPQIQNEFVDALATLSSMIQHPYKNYIDPIKVEMHNQQAYCFHIDEDPDGKLWYYDIKRLLGAGRYPEDATDKKKRTLRRMANHFFLNGEILYRRTPNLGLLRCVDATEATRLLEEIHEGTYGPHMNGFILAKNILRARYFWMTMERDNIRFM
- the LOC124891469 gene encoding uncharacterized protein LOC124891469 encodes the protein MDSPWPFAAWGIDFIGPIEPPASNRHHFIVFAIDCFTKWVEASKHKAVTKKVVADFVRNNLVCRFGIQELIITDNGSNLNSDLMREICEKFKIYHQNSTAYRPQMNEVVEAANKNIKRILRKIVDSNREWNEKLSYSLLRYRTTIRTSTGATPYMLVYGSEAMIPAEVEIPSLRIIPEVGLDDTKWIRSRIEQLMLIDEKKIRRNLSWSTLSK